In Anaerobacillus isosaccharinicus, one genomic interval encodes:
- a CDS encoding ABC transporter ATP-binding protein: MSAILKAMNVKKIFGGGKDFSETVALNHLNLELEKGDFTAIMGPSGSGKSTLLNILSGFDFPTTGEVLIKDRPISRMSGDELAIFRRTHIGYIFQEFHLLDSLTIEENVMLPRILNREVSLKMFEKADQMLKFLGISEIKNKYPYQVSGGQQQRAAVCRALINETSLLFADEPTGNLDSKSSKSVLETLKRTNENFQTTILLVTHDPFAASYSNKVLFLKDGSIRTQLDKKGDQDLFVKEILDNLTLLEDDYDV, translated from the coding sequence ATGAGTGCGATTTTAAAGGCAATGAATGTAAAAAAAATCTTTGGTGGTGGAAAGGATTTTTCTGAAACAGTTGCATTAAATCATCTAAATCTTGAACTTGAGAAAGGTGATTTCACAGCAATTATGGGGCCATCTGGTAGTGGTAAATCTACACTATTAAATATTCTAAGTGGATTTGATTTTCCAACAACAGGTGAAGTACTGATTAAAGATCGACCTATTAGTAGAATGTCTGGAGATGAGCTGGCGATTTTTAGACGTACCCACATTGGCTATATTTTTCAAGAGTTTCACTTACTCGACAGCTTGACGATCGAAGAAAATGTGATGCTACCTAGAATATTAAATAGAGAAGTTTCCTTGAAGATGTTTGAAAAAGCCGATCAGATGTTGAAGTTTCTTGGGATTTCTGAAATCAAAAATAAATACCCTTATCAAGTATCGGGCGGTCAACAGCAACGTGCCGCTGTTTGTCGCGCTCTTATAAATGAAACATCGCTACTATTTGCTGATGAACCAACAGGAAATTTAGACTCTAAGTCATCAAAATCAGTGTTGGAAACATTAAAAAGAACAAATGAAAATTTCCAAACAACCATTTTATTAGTTACCCATGATCCATTCGCAGCAAGTTATTCAAATAAAGTTTTATTCTTGAAAGATGGTTCAATTCGAACACAGCTGGATAAAAAGGGTGATCAAGACCTATTTGTTAAAGAGATATTAGATAACTTGACGTTGTTGGAGGATGACTATGACGTATAA
- a CDS encoding sensor histidine kinase, with the protein MNKRVFLAFLKDQIPYTLAFFSSAAFIALFYWLETNQQISIIYPFLLVSFFYVLFLIFKGIRYVRYFQIIENFDEGKSDPLLKNSNFNEIELKAINSMKALEVQSQKKLHKLELENETKHQVISQMIHNVKTPTAVIDLLVQNSKVQANDLEETIDKISKENSSINENLNQILNYLRLDFFENDFLIEEVEIIEQIRELINGKKEMFIYNQVFPKLVTEVDKLHVITDKKWNRIILDQLVTNAIKYTALKEGEKKVFFQVVQKNDRVQLIIEDTGIGITATDIKRVFEPFFTGENGRKIRNATGIGLHISKTIADQLHHNMSIKSTVNEGTKVTITYLTKV; encoded by the coding sequence ATGAATAAACGGGTGTTTCTAGCATTTTTGAAAGATCAAATTCCATATACGCTAGCTTTTTTTAGTAGTGCAGCCTTTATCGCACTGTTTTATTGGTTAGAAACAAACCAGCAGATCTCAATTATTTATCCATTTTTGTTAGTCTCTTTTTTTTACGTACTATTCTTGATTTTTAAAGGTATCCGTTATGTTCGCTATTTTCAAATCATTGAAAATTTCGATGAAGGCAAAAGTGATCCTCTTTTGAAAAATAGCAACTTTAATGAAATCGAACTTAAAGCGATTAATTCAATGAAAGCGCTAGAAGTTCAATCACAAAAGAAACTTCATAAACTTGAACTTGAAAATGAAACTAAGCATCAAGTTATTTCGCAAATGATTCACAATGTTAAAACACCAACGGCAGTTATTGATCTATTAGTTCAAAACAGTAAAGTGCAAGCGAACGATTTAGAAGAAACAATTGATAAAATTAGTAAAGAAAATAGCTCTATTAATGAAAATTTAAATCAAATACTTAACTACCTACGTTTAGATTTTTTCGAAAATGATTTTCTTATTGAAGAGGTTGAAATCATTGAACAAATCCGCGAATTAATTAATGGAAAAAAAGAGATGTTCATTTATAATCAAGTATTTCCAAAGCTAGTAACTGAAGTTGATAAACTACATGTTATTACAGATAAAAAGTGGAATCGAATTATACTAGATCAACTAGTAACAAATGCGATTAAATACACGGCTTTAAAAGAAGGCGAAAAAAAGGTCTTCTTTCAGGTAGTACAAAAAAACGATCGGGTGCAATTGATAATTGAAGATACTGGAATAGGGATTACAGCCACCGATATAAAGCGTGTCTTTGAACCTTTTTTTACGGGTGAGAATGGTAGAAAAATTAGAAATGCTACGGGAATAGGTCTTCATATAAGTAAAACAATTGCCGATCAACTCCACCATAATATGTCGATCAAATCAACTGTCAATGAAGGAACAAAAGTAACGATTACGTATCTTACAAAAGTGTAA